In Falco biarmicus isolate bFalBia1 chromosome 5, bFalBia1.pri, whole genome shotgun sequence, a single genomic region encodes these proteins:
- the LOC130149799 gene encoding translation initiation factor IF-2-like — protein sequence MEGNTKGRRRLRAPALRGAAGQRLTPPRPPAALRGRAPRWQRAGAPAQHRGAPHRPTGGDHGLGVVLTNKPQVEFPASGRSARPAPGPPGRTPAAAQPLPSTSRRVPANGRTGKHRAAALTGRAGPGPTEQDGAGRFAPRPPNPDPDPATEHPHRAGKARPAGSLAGWRGRRCAFKRESSTYTINGPLCGPAPAGQPANGPIETRNVGAADGLGARPAAPGARGV from the exons ATGGAAGGTAACACAAAGGGACGG AGGCGGCTCCGGGCACCCGCCctgcgcggcgcggccgggcagCGCCTCAcgcccccgcggcccccggcggCCCTGAGGGGCAGAGCGCCGCGCTGGCAGCGGGCAGGGGCACCAGCCCAGCACCGGGGGGCCCCGCACAGGCCGACAGGGGGAGACCatggtttgggggttgttttaACGAATAAACCCCAGGTCGAGTTTCCCGCCTCCGGCCGCAGCGCCCGGCCCGCACCAGGCCCACCGGGCCGGACCCCCGCGGCAGCTCAGCCCCTTCCGAGCACGAGCCGCCGCGTCCCAGCCAACGGGCGGACTGGGAAACACCGGGCAGCAGCTTTaacgggccgggccgggccgggcccgaCCGAGCAGGACGGGGCAGGGCGCTTCGCTCCCCGGCCGCCGAACCCGGACCCGGATCCCGCCACGGAACACCCGCACAGGGCGGGGAAGGCGCGGCCCGCCGGATCGCTGGCCGGGTGGCGTGGGCGGCGCTGCGCCTTTAAGAGGGAGTCGAGCACCTACACGATCAATGGGCCGCTctgcggccccgcccccgcggggcAGCCGGCGAATGGGCCGATTGAAACACGCAACGTTGGCGCCGCGGATGGGCTCGGGGCTCGGCCGGCCGCGCCTGGAGCGCGGGGGGTTTGA
- the POC1B gene encoding POC1 centriolar protein homolog B isoform X5 — protein MASALEDPVLIRPFRGHRAAVTGVAFNADAAGLATSSLDRFLMVWKLKTQCRAYKFIGHVEAVTSVQFSPDGQLLASASQDRTVRLWIPCIHGESSILKGHTASVRSVNFSHDGHFLVSASNDKSIKIWSVHRPRLLFSLFQHTHWVRCAKFSPDGRLIASCSEDKSVKIWDTRNKTCIDSFLDYGGFANFVDFNPSGTCIASAGSNHTVKLWDIRMNKLLQHYKVHRAGVNCVSFHPSGNYLITASTDGTLKILDLLEGRLIYTLHGHKGPVLSVAFSKGGEKFASGGADAQVLLWKTNFDSFDYKEVLEHHIRRTHIDEPPHLLDIYPRSPHLHDEKLQSVEVNPTFDVTNTQTFDPPVIEINSSSSFTIPEASGGAPLKGRLESSESFKREKCPACIPCLKRRCPLDSALH, from the exons ATGGCCTCCGCGCTG GAGGACCCCGTCCTGATCCGGCCTTTCCGAGGCCACAGAGCGGCCGTCACGGGCGTCGCCTTCAACGCGGACGCCGCTGGGCTGG CTACCTCTTCTTTGGATAGGTTTCTTATGGTGTGGAAGCTGAAGACACAGTGCAGAGCTTACAAATTTATAGGCCATGTGGAAGCTGTGACCAGTGTACAGTTCTCTCCAGATGGGCAGCTACTCGCTTCAGCTTCTCAAGATCGTACTGTCAGACTATGGATTCCTTGCAT TCATGGAGAATCATCGATACTGAAAGGTCATACAGCATCTGTTCGTAGCGTGAACTTCTCGCATGATGGCCACTTTCTAGTTTCAGCATCCAATgataaatcaataaaaatatgGAGTGTTCACCGTCCGcgccttttgttttccctattCCAGCATACTCATTGGGTTCGCTGTGCCAA ATTTTCACCTGATGGAAGACTAATAGCATCTTGCAGTGAGGATAAATCTGTTAAGATCTGGgatacaagaaataaaacttgtatTGATAGCTTCTTAGATTATGGAGG ATTTGCAAATTTTGTGGATTTCAATCCAAGTGGTACGTGTATAGCTTCTGCAGGTTCCAATCATACAGTGAAACTGTGGGATATTCGAATGAACAAGCTACTGCAGCAttacaaag TTCACAGAGCAGGCGTTAATTGCGTATCATTCCATCCTTCTGGTAACTATCTCATCACTGCTTCTACTGATGGTACTCTTAAGATTTTGGATCTCTTAGAAGGAAGACTTATTTACACTCTTCATGGACATAAG ggacCTGTACTTTCTGTAGCTTTTTCAAAAGGTGGTGAAAAATTTGCCTCAGGTGGAGCAGATGCTCAG GTATTACTGTGGAAAACCAACTTTGATTCATTTGATTATAAAGAAGTTCTTGAACACCACATTAGAAGAACACATATTGATGAGCCTCCTCATCTTCTTGATATTTACCCAAGGTCACCTCATCTCCATGATGAAAAACTTCAGTCAGTTGAG GTCAACCCAACCTTTGATGTGACTAATACACAAACATTTGACCCACCTGTCATAGAGATTAATTCCTCTTCATCTTTCACTATTCCG GAAGCTTCTGGTGGTGCCCCTTTGAAAGGAAGACTGGAATCATCTGAGTCctttaagagagaaaaatgtccTGCTTGTATTCCTTGTCTAAAGCGCCGATGCCCATTAGACTCAGCTCTGCATTGA
- the POC1B gene encoding POC1 centriolar protein homolog B isoform X6, with translation MASALEDPVLIRPFRGHRAAVTGVAFNADAAGLATSSLDRFLMVWKLKTQCRAYKFIGHVEAVTSVQFSPDGQLLASASQDRTVRLWIPCIHGESSILKGHTASVRSVNFSHDGHFLVSASNDKSIKIWSVHRPRLLFSLFQHTHWVRCAKFSPDGRLIASCSEDKSVKIWDTRNKTCIDSFLDYGGFANFVDFNPSGTCIASAGSNHTVKLWDIRMNKLLQHYKVHRAGVNCVSFHPSGNYLITASTDGTLKILDLLEGRLIYTLHGHKGPVLSVAFSKGGEKFASGGADAQVLLWKTNFDSFDYKEVLEHHIRRTHIDEPPHLLDIYPRSPHLHDEKLQSVEVNPTFDVTNTQTFDPPVIEINSSSSFTIPPGSCTLCGKQWDGDLKRLARRRM, from the exons ATGGCCTCCGCGCTG GAGGACCCCGTCCTGATCCGGCCTTTCCGAGGCCACAGAGCGGCCGTCACGGGCGTCGCCTTCAACGCGGACGCCGCTGGGCTGG CTACCTCTTCTTTGGATAGGTTTCTTATGGTGTGGAAGCTGAAGACACAGTGCAGAGCTTACAAATTTATAGGCCATGTGGAAGCTGTGACCAGTGTACAGTTCTCTCCAGATGGGCAGCTACTCGCTTCAGCTTCTCAAGATCGTACTGTCAGACTATGGATTCCTTGCAT TCATGGAGAATCATCGATACTGAAAGGTCATACAGCATCTGTTCGTAGCGTGAACTTCTCGCATGATGGCCACTTTCTAGTTTCAGCATCCAATgataaatcaataaaaatatgGAGTGTTCACCGTCCGcgccttttgttttccctattCCAGCATACTCATTGGGTTCGCTGTGCCAA ATTTTCACCTGATGGAAGACTAATAGCATCTTGCAGTGAGGATAAATCTGTTAAGATCTGGgatacaagaaataaaacttgtatTGATAGCTTCTTAGATTATGGAGG ATTTGCAAATTTTGTGGATTTCAATCCAAGTGGTACGTGTATAGCTTCTGCAGGTTCCAATCATACAGTGAAACTGTGGGATATTCGAATGAACAAGCTACTGCAGCAttacaaag TTCACAGAGCAGGCGTTAATTGCGTATCATTCCATCCTTCTGGTAACTATCTCATCACTGCTTCTACTGATGGTACTCTTAAGATTTTGGATCTCTTAGAAGGAAGACTTATTTACACTCTTCATGGACATAAG ggacCTGTACTTTCTGTAGCTTTTTCAAAAGGTGGTGAAAAATTTGCCTCAGGTGGAGCAGATGCTCAG GTATTACTGTGGAAAACCAACTTTGATTCATTTGATTATAAAGAAGTTCTTGAACACCACATTAGAAGAACACATATTGATGAGCCTCCTCATCTTCTTGATATTTACCCAAGGTCACCTCATCTCCATGATGAAAAACTTCAGTCAGTTGAG GTCAACCCAACCTTTGATGTGACTAATACACAAACATTTGACCCACCTGTCATAGAGATTAATTCCTCTTCATCTTTCACTATTCCG
- the POC1B gene encoding POC1 centriolar protein homolog B isoform X7, giving the protein MASALEDPVLIRPFRGHRAAVTGVAFNADAAGLATSSLDRFLMVWKLKTQCRAYKFIGHVEAVTSVQFSPDGQLLASASQDRTVRLWIPCIHGESSILKGHTASVRSVNFSHDGHFLVSASNDKSIKIWSVHRPRLLFSLFQHTHWVRCAKFSPDGRLIASCSEDKSVKIWDTRNKTCIDSFLDYGGFANFVDFNPSGTCIASAGSNHTVKLWDIRMNKLLQHYKVHRAGVNCVSFHPSGNYLITASTDGTLKILDLLEGRLIYTLHGHKGPVLSVAFSKGGEKFASGGADAQVLLWKTNFDSFDYKEVLEHHIRRTHIDEPPHLLDIYPRSPHLHDEKLQSVEVNPTFDVTNTQTFDPPVIEINSSSSFTIPQ; this is encoded by the exons ATGGCCTCCGCGCTG GAGGACCCCGTCCTGATCCGGCCTTTCCGAGGCCACAGAGCGGCCGTCACGGGCGTCGCCTTCAACGCGGACGCCGCTGGGCTGG CTACCTCTTCTTTGGATAGGTTTCTTATGGTGTGGAAGCTGAAGACACAGTGCAGAGCTTACAAATTTATAGGCCATGTGGAAGCTGTGACCAGTGTACAGTTCTCTCCAGATGGGCAGCTACTCGCTTCAGCTTCTCAAGATCGTACTGTCAGACTATGGATTCCTTGCAT TCATGGAGAATCATCGATACTGAAAGGTCATACAGCATCTGTTCGTAGCGTGAACTTCTCGCATGATGGCCACTTTCTAGTTTCAGCATCCAATgataaatcaataaaaatatgGAGTGTTCACCGTCCGcgccttttgttttccctattCCAGCATACTCATTGGGTTCGCTGTGCCAA ATTTTCACCTGATGGAAGACTAATAGCATCTTGCAGTGAGGATAAATCTGTTAAGATCTGGgatacaagaaataaaacttgtatTGATAGCTTCTTAGATTATGGAGG ATTTGCAAATTTTGTGGATTTCAATCCAAGTGGTACGTGTATAGCTTCTGCAGGTTCCAATCATACAGTGAAACTGTGGGATATTCGAATGAACAAGCTACTGCAGCAttacaaag TTCACAGAGCAGGCGTTAATTGCGTATCATTCCATCCTTCTGGTAACTATCTCATCACTGCTTCTACTGATGGTACTCTTAAGATTTTGGATCTCTTAGAAGGAAGACTTATTTACACTCTTCATGGACATAAG ggacCTGTACTTTCTGTAGCTTTTTCAAAAGGTGGTGAAAAATTTGCCTCAGGTGGAGCAGATGCTCAG GTATTACTGTGGAAAACCAACTTTGATTCATTTGATTATAAAGAAGTTCTTGAACACCACATTAGAAGAACACATATTGATGAGCCTCCTCATCTTCTTGATATTTACCCAAGGTCACCTCATCTCCATGATGAAAAACTTCAGTCAGTTGAG GTCAACCCAACCTTTGATGTGACTAATACACAAACATTTGACCCACCTGTCATAGAGATTAATTCCTCTTCATCTTTCACTATTCCG
- the GALNT4 gene encoding polypeptide N-acetylgalactosaminyltransferase 4 produces the protein MRIRLARRWTWVRKSCVFLGFLMIAYFAVELSVSSFGASLAGESISKGKWERRFSDGAEEAVDLARPVYDKSPPDPYAPGEWGKASRLQLGPEEKKQEEELIEKYAINIYLSDKISLHRHIEDNRLSGCKTKSYDYRRLPTTSVVIAFYNEAWSTLLRTIHSVLETSPSVLLKEIILVDDLSDKVYLKAELEKYISSLKRVRLIRTNKREGLVRARLIGATFATGDVLTFLDCHCECVSGWLEPLLERIAENETVIVCPVIDTIDWKTFEYYMQTAEPMIGGFDWRLTFQWHSVPKHERLRRKSETDPIRSPTMAGGLFAVSKKYFEYLGTYDTGMDVWGGENLELSFRVWQCGGMLEIHPCSHVGHVFPKRAPYARPNFLQNTARAAEVWMDEYKEHFYNRNPSARKENYGDISERKILRERLKCKSFNWYLKNVFAELHVPEDRPGWHGAIRSAGIASECLDYVLPEHHPTGAHLSLFGCHGQGGNQFFEYTSNKEIRFNSVTELCAEVPEHEDFIGMRRCPKDGSPTPEIIIWHFKEDGTIYHPHSGKCLTAYRTTEGRADVQMRTCNAADKNQIWKFEK, from the coding sequence ATGAGGATCCGTCTGGCGAGAAGATGGACGTGGGTCCgcaaaagctgtgtgtttcTCGGCTTCTTGATGATCGCTTACTTTGCGGTCGAGCTGTCGGTTTCTTCCTTCGGTGCCTCCCTCGCCGGGGAGAGCATCAGCAAAGGGAAATGGGAGAGGCGCTTTTCTGACGGTGCAGAAGAAGCTGTGGATTTGGCTCGTCCAGTTTATGACAAATCCCCGCCTGATCCCTATGCCCCAGGAGAATGGGGTAAGGCTTCTCGCCTGCAGCTGGGCcctgaggaaaagaaacaggaagaagagctGATTGAGAAGTAtgcaattaatatttatttgagTGATAAAATCTCTCTCCATCGGCACATTGAAGATAATCGACTGAGTGGCTGTAAAACTAAATCTTATGACTACAGAAGGCTGCCCACGACGTCTGTTGTAATTGCTTTTTACAATGAAGCCTGGTCGACATTGCTGCGGACGATACATAGCGTTCTTGAAACATCACCCTCAGTACTTCTAAAAGAAATTATACTGGTGGATGACTTGAGTGATAAAGTGTATTTGAAGGCTGAACTTGAAAAATACATAAGCAGTCTGAAAAGAGTTCGTTTGATAAGAACCAACAAACGAGAAGGATTGGTCCGTGCACGCTTAATTGGCGCTACCTTTGCTACTGGTGATGTCCTCACGTTTCTAGACTGTCACTGTGAATGTGTTTCTGGCTGGCTGGAACCACTGCTCGAGAGGATTGCTGAGAATGAGACTGTTATTGTTTGTCCTGTCATTGACACCATTGACTGGAAAACATTTGAATACTACATGCAAACAGCAGAGCCCATGATTGGGGGGTTTGACTGGCGGCTGACATTCCAGTGGCACTCGGTGCCTAAACATGAACGTCTCAGGCGCAAATCTGAAACCGACCCAATCAGATCCCCAACTATGGCTGGTGGCTTGTTTGCTGTCAGCAAGAAGTATTTTGAGTACCTGGGCACCTACGATACAGGAATGGAtgtttggggaggggagaacTTAGAATTATCATTTAGGGTTTGGCAGTGTGGAGGCATGTTGGAAATTCATCCGTGCTCCCATGTAGGCCATGTGTTTCCAAAGCGTGCACCCTATGCCAGACCAAATTTCCTTCAGAACACAGCACGTGCTGCTGAGGTGTGGATGGATGAGTACAAGGAGCACTTTTACAACAGAAATCCttcagcaaggaaagaaaactatGGAGATATTTCTGAAAGGAAGATACTAAGAGAGCGTTTGAAATGCAAGAGTTTTaactggtatttaaaaaacgTATTTGCTGAGTTGCATGTACCAGAAGATCGTCCTGGCTGGCATGGTGCTATCCGCAGTGCAGGAATAGCTTCAGAATGCCTCGACTATGTCTTACCAGAACATCATCCTACTGGGGCTCACCTTTCTCTCTTTGGATGTCATGGTCAGGGAGGCAATCAATTTTTTGAATACACATCAAATAAAGAGATTAGATTTAACTCAGTGACTGAGCTGTGTGCTGAAGTCCCTGAGCATGAAGACTTCATAGGTATGAGGAGATGCCCAAAAGATGGATCTCCTACCCCTGAAATTATTATATGGCATTTCAAAGAAGATGGGACTATTTATCATCCTCATTCAGGAAAGTGCCTTACTGCTTATCGTACAACTGAGGGGCGTGCTGATGTGCAAATGAGAACTTGTAATGCTGcagataaaaatcagatttggaAATTTGAGAAATAA